One window from the genome of Bradyrhizobium xenonodulans encodes:
- the shc gene encoding squalene--hopene cyclase: protein MDSVNATREALESKVLESSIASATQGVIGFQQSDGHWVFELEADCTIPAEYVLLRHYLAEPVDTVLEAKIANYLRRVQGAHGGWPLVHDGEFDMSASVKAYFALKMIGDSVDAPHMVRAREAIHARGGAINSNVFTRFLLAMYGVVTWRAVPVLPIEIVLLPFWSPFHLNKISYWARTTMVPLMVLAALKPRAKNPKGVGIDELFLQDPRSIGMTAKAPHQSMAWFVLFRALDGILRVIEPMFPKSLRKRAIDAALAFTEERLNGEDGMGAIYPPMANIVMMYDALGKDENFPPRAITRRGIDKLLVIKDDEAYCQPCVSPVWDTTLTAHALLEAGGDKAVPAAKQGLDWLIPKQELEVKGDWAVKRPAVRPGGWAFQYNNAHYPDLDDTAVVVMSMDRMRREHGAIGYDAAIARGREWIEGMQSDDGGWAAFDVNNLEYYLNNIPFSDHGALLDPPTEDVTARCISMLAQLGETETTSKHVADGVAYLRKTQHPEGSWYGRWGMNFIYGTWSVLCALNMAGVDHKDPMIRKAAAWLASIQNEDGGWGEDAVSYRLDYKGWEAAPSTASQTAWALLALMAAGEVDHPAVARGVEYLIATQNKKGLWDEQRYTATGFPRVFYLRYHGYPKFFPLWALARYRNLRNTNSRVVGVGM, encoded by the coding sequence ATGGATTCCGTGAACGCGACCCGCGAAGCTTTGGAATCGAAGGTACTGGAATCGAGCATTGCGTCGGCGACGCAAGGCGTCATCGGCTTCCAGCAATCCGACGGCCATTGGGTGTTCGAGCTCGAGGCCGACTGCACGATTCCGGCCGAATACGTCCTGCTGCGTCATTATCTCGCTGAGCCGGTCGACACCGTGCTCGAGGCCAAGATCGCCAACTATCTGCGCCGCGTTCAGGGCGCCCATGGCGGCTGGCCGCTGGTGCATGACGGCGAGTTCGACATGAGCGCCAGCGTGAAGGCCTATTTCGCGCTGAAGATGATCGGCGATTCCGTCGACGCGCCGCACATGGTGCGCGCGCGCGAGGCGATCCATGCCCGCGGCGGCGCCATCAACAGCAACGTCTTCACGCGCTTCCTGCTTGCGATGTACGGCGTGGTGACCTGGCGCGCGGTGCCGGTGCTGCCGATCGAGATCGTGCTGCTGCCGTTCTGGTCGCCGTTCCACCTCAACAAGATCTCCTATTGGGCACGCACCACCATGGTGCCGCTGATGGTTCTCGCCGCGCTGAAGCCGCGCGCGAAGAATCCGAAGGGCGTCGGCATCGACGAGCTGTTTCTCCAGGACCCGCGCTCGATCGGCATGACCGCGAAGGCACCGCACCAGAGCATGGCCTGGTTCGTGCTGTTTCGGGCCCTCGACGGCATCTTGCGCGTGATCGAGCCGATGTTCCCGAAGAGCCTGCGCAAGCGCGCGATCGACGCGGCGCTCGCCTTCACCGAGGAGCGGCTCAACGGCGAGGACGGCATGGGCGCGATCTATCCGCCCATGGCCAACATCGTCATGATGTATGACGCGCTCGGCAAGGACGAGAATTTCCCGCCGCGCGCGATCACGCGCCGGGGCATCGACAAGCTGCTCGTGATCAAGGACGACGAGGCTTATTGCCAGCCCTGCGTCTCGCCGGTGTGGGACACGACGCTGACCGCTCACGCGCTGCTCGAAGCGGGCGGCGACAAGGCGGTGCCTGCGGCCAAGCAGGGCCTCGACTGGCTGATCCCGAAGCAGGAGCTCGAGGTGAAGGGCGACTGGGCGGTGAAGCGGCCCGCCGTGCGCCCGGGCGGCTGGGCGTTCCAGTACAACAACGCCCATTATCCCGATCTCGACGACACCGCCGTGGTGGTGATGTCGATGGACCGCATGCGCCGCGAGCACGGTGCGATCGGCTATGATGCCGCGATCGCCCGCGGCCGGGAGTGGATCGAGGGTATGCAGAGCGACGACGGCGGCTGGGCTGCCTTCGACGTCAACAATCTCGAATACTACCTCAACAACATCCCGTTCTCGGACCATGGCGCGCTGCTCGATCCGCCGACCGAGGACGTCACCGCGCGCTGCATCTCGATGCTGGCCCAGCTCGGCGAGACCGAGACAACCAGCAAGCATGTGGCTGACGGCGTGGCCTACCTCAGGAAGACCCAGCACCCGGAAGGGTCCTGGTACGGCCGCTGGGGCATGAACTTCATCTATGGAACCTGGTCCGTCCTCTGCGCCCTGAACATGGCCGGCGTGGACCACAAGGACCCGATGATCCGCAAAGCCGCCGCCTGGCTGGCCTCGATCCAGAACGAGGACGGCGGCTGGGGCGAGGACGCCGTCAGCTACCGGCTCGACTACAAGGGCTGGGAGGCCGCCCCCTCGACCGCCTCGCAAACGGCATGGGCCTTGCTTGCCCTGATGGCTGCTGGCGAGGTTGATCACCCGGCCGTCGCCCGCGGGGTGGAGTACCTGATTGCAACACAGAACAAAAAAGGACTGTGGGACGAGCAGCGGTACACCGCCACAGGCTTTCCCCGTGTATTCTATCTACGGTATCATGGTTACCCAAAGTTCTTCCCGCTGTGGGCGTTGGCGCGGTATCGGAACTTGCGGAACACCAACAGCAGGGTGGTAGGGGTCGGAATGTGA
- the hpnH gene encoding adenosyl-hopene transferase HpnH: MAIPFFKEMRIGGYLLKQKLLGRKRYPLVLMLEPLFRCNLACVGCGKIDYPDAILNRRMTAQECWDAADECGAPMVAIPGGEPLIHKEIGEIVRGLVARKKFVSLCTNALLLEKKLDLFEPSPYLFFSVHLDGLKDHHDKAVSQKGVFDRAVSAIKAAKARGFTVNVNATIFDGHPAEEIAKFLDLTVELGVGVSMSPGYAYERAPDQEHFLNRTKTKKLFRDVFAMGKGKKWNFMHSGLFLDFLAGNQEYECTPWGMPARNIFGWQKPCYLLGEGYAKTFKELMDTTDWETYGTGKYEKCADCMAHCGYEPTAATAALNNPIKAMWVSLRGIRTTGPMAPEIDMSKQRPAQYIFSAEVQKRLSEIRKDEAEAAQAKAARKASTAA, encoded by the coding sequence ATGGCTATCCCCTTCTTCAAGGAAATGCGTATCGGCGGCTATTTGCTCAAGCAGAAACTGCTGGGCCGCAAACGCTATCCGCTCGTGCTGATGCTGGAGCCGCTGTTTCGTTGCAACCTCGCCTGCGTCGGCTGCGGCAAGATCGACTACCCGGATGCGATCCTCAACCGCCGCATGACCGCACAGGAGTGCTGGGACGCGGCCGACGAGTGCGGCGCGCCGATGGTCGCGATTCCCGGCGGCGAGCCGCTGATCCACAAGGAGATCGGCGAGATCGTGCGCGGCCTCGTCGCGCGCAAGAAGTTCGTCTCGCTCTGCACCAACGCGCTGCTGCTCGAGAAGAAGCTCGACCTGTTCGAGCCCTCGCCCTATTTGTTCTTCTCGGTGCATCTCGACGGCCTGAAGGACCATCACGACAAGGCGGTGTCGCAGAAGGGCGTGTTCGACCGCGCCGTCTCCGCGATCAAGGCGGCCAAGGCGCGCGGCTTCACCGTCAATGTCAACGCCACCATCTTCGACGGCCACCCGGCCGAGGAGATCGCGAAGTTCCTCGACCTCACCGTCGAGCTCGGTGTCGGCGTCTCGATGTCGCCGGGCTACGCCTATGAGCGCGCGCCGGACCAGGAGCACTTCCTCAACCGCACCAAGACCAAGAAGCTGTTCCGCGACGTCTTCGCGATGGGCAAGGGCAAGAAGTGGAACTTCATGCATTCCGGCCTGTTCCTCGACTTCCTCGCCGGCAACCAGGAATACGAGTGCACGCCGTGGGGCATGCCCGCGCGCAACATCTTCGGCTGGCAGAAGCCCTGCTACCTGCTCGGTGAAGGCTACGCAAAAACCTTCAAGGAGCTGATGGACACCACCGACTGGGAAACCTACGGCACCGGCAAGTACGAGAAGTGCGCCGACTGTATGGCCCATTGCGGCTACGAGCCGACGGCGGCGACCGCAGCGTTGAACAATCCGATTAAGGCGATGTGGGTGTCGCTGCGCGGCATCAGGACCACGGGCCCGATGGCGCCGGAGATCGACATGAGCAAGCAGCGGCCGGCGCAGTACATCTTCTCGGCGGAAGTGCAGAAGCGCCTGTCGGAGATTCGCAAGGACGAAGCCGAGGCCGCGCAGGCGAAGGCCGCACGGAAGGCTTCGACTGCCGCGTAA
- the hpnE gene encoding hydroxysqualene dehydroxylase HpnE, whose amino-acid sequence MQNTAHIIGAGISGLSAAVRLANAGYKVAVHEATHQAGGRCRSYFDGATNLTIDNGNHLLLSGNSHARAYARSIGTEAGLVGPDSAQFPFVDIKTGQRWQIDLGDGRLPTWVLDESRRVPDTGLTDYLKLAPLIWASEETLVGKSIPCEGVLYQRLVQPLLLAALNVDPPEGSAGLAGAIVRETLLAGGQACRPLIARDGLSAVLIEPAVKFLQERGHTVQLGHELRSFVTSDGKASALNFGGEDVIQIGEGDVVVMAVPPRAAASLLPGLKTPTEFRAIVNAHFRIEPPPGSAPILGVIGGVVEWLFAFPNRLSVTISNGDRLVDMPREELAQAIWNDVCKAGGVSGELPPQLPPWQIVRERRATFAATPAQNALRPGPVTALKNLFLAGDWTATGLPATIEGSVRSGDRAADLVLAAKRP is encoded by the coding sequence ATGCAAAACACCGCTCACATCATCGGCGCGGGAATTTCCGGCCTCTCTGCCGCGGTGCGGCTCGCCAATGCCGGCTACAAGGTCGCCGTGCACGAGGCGACGCACCAGGCCGGCGGCCGCTGCCGTTCCTATTTCGATGGCGCCACCAATCTCACCATCGACAACGGCAATCATCTGCTGCTGTCGGGCAACAGCCATGCGCGGGCCTATGCGCGCTCGATCGGCACCGAGGCCGGCCTCGTCGGCCCTGACAGCGCACAGTTTCCCTTCGTCGATATCAAGACCGGGCAGCGCTGGCAGATCGATCTCGGCGATGGCCGGCTGCCGACCTGGGTGCTCGACGAAAGCCGCCGCGTCCCGGATACCGGGCTCACCGATTATCTCAAGCTGGCGCCGCTGATCTGGGCGTCGGAGGAGACGCTGGTCGGCAAGTCCATTCCTTGCGAGGGCGTGCTCTATCAGCGCCTGGTGCAGCCGCTGTTGCTTGCGGCGCTCAACGTCGATCCGCCCGAGGGCTCGGCCGGGCTTGCCGGCGCGATCGTGCGCGAGACGCTGCTCGCCGGCGGGCAGGCGTGTCGCCCGCTGATCGCGCGCGACGGCCTCAGCGCCGTGCTGATCGAGCCTGCGGTCAAGTTCTTGCAGGAGCGCGGCCACACCGTTCAGCTCGGCCACGAACTGCGTTCGTTCGTGACCAGCGATGGCAAGGCCAGCGCGCTGAACTTCGGCGGCGAGGATGTGATCCAGATCGGTGAGGGCGATGTCGTCGTGATGGCGGTGCCGCCGCGCGCTGCCGCGAGCCTCTTGCCCGGTCTGAAGACGCCGACCGAATTCCGCGCCATCGTGAACGCGCATTTCCGCATTGAGCCGCCGCCGGGTTCGGCGCCGATCCTGGGTGTGATCGGCGGCGTCGTGGAATGGCTGTTCGCGTTCCCGAACCGGCTGTCCGTCACCATCAGCAACGGCGACCGTCTGGTCGACATGCCGCGTGAGGAACTCGCGCAGGCAATCTGGAACGACGTCTGCAAGGCGGGCGGGGTTTCCGGCGAGCTGCCCCCTCAATTGCCCCCTTGGCAGATCGTGCGCGAGCGCCGTGCCACATTTGCGGCAACGCCCGCCCAGAACGCCCTGCGTCCGGGGCCGGTCACTGCGCTGAAAAACCTGTTCCTTGCCGGCGATTGGACTGCTACGGGATTGCCTGCAACGATCGAGGGATCGGTCCGATCAGGTGATCGCGCCGCCGATCTGGTTTTGGCCGCAAAGCGGCCCTGA
- a CDS encoding DUF2147 domain-containing protein, whose amino-acid sequence MRLALYTGIILAGGYAGLSPALAADPTGDWRVADGVANIRVAQCNGSMWGAVSWEKQPGGRDEYNPDASKKSRPTLGMATLIDMKKKPGAEQWEGQVYNAKDGQLYSATITPVGTDQLEIKGCVMGFLCGGETWTRVGPPIPLSTANAMAKSAPRSTGAAPKPQGTAPQATTGATAPAPAAPKAAGAAKPGQKSAADPVGDICLLPEIAGFAH is encoded by the coding sequence ATGCGTTTGGCCCTTTACACCGGAATAATACTGGCTGGCGGTTACGCCGGCCTTTCTCCCGCGCTCGCCGCCGATCCCACCGGCGACTGGCGGGTCGCCGACGGCGTCGCCAATATCCGCGTCGCTCAATGCAATGGCAGCATGTGGGGCGCTGTTTCCTGGGAAAAACAGCCCGGCGGCCGCGATGAATACAATCCGGACGCGTCGAAAAAGAGCAGGCCCACGCTGGGCATGGCGACCCTGATCGACATGAAGAAGAAACCCGGCGCCGAGCAGTGGGAAGGTCAGGTCTACAACGCCAAGGACGGCCAGCTCTACAGCGCAACCATCACGCCTGTCGGCACCGACCAGCTCGAGATCAAGGGCTGCGTGATGGGCTTCCTCTGCGGTGGCGAGACCTGGACCCGCGTTGGCCCGCCGATTCCCTTGAGCACCGCCAATGCCATGGCCAAGAGCGCGCCAAGGTCCACCGGCGCGGCGCCAAAACCCCAGGGGACGGCCCCGCAGGCCACGACCGGCGCCACTGCGCCTGCGCCCGCAGCCCCGAAGGCCGCCGGCGCAGCCAAGCCTGGTCAGAAGAGTGCCGCCGACCCTGTTGGCGACATCTGCCTACTCCCTGAGATTGCGGGGTTTGCCCATTAG
- a CDS encoding MMPL family transporter gives MLQSVVVAIVRACTRFAPVVVVLGLLLAVGAGYYASQHFAINTDINSLIAQNLDWRQRDQQFDRAFDRDATITAVVEAKTPEMATAAADALFAKLKDDKTNFQSMQQLGTGEFFEKNGLLFLPTEEVGKVTGQFESAAPLIEIMAGDPSIRGLTGALETGLAGVKRGQVKLDNTARPFNQIAQTVETVLNKGNASFSWRELVSDEPLSDSDKRAFIEFKPILDYNALEPGKGATDAIRKAAVDLDFATKYQARVRLTGPVPIANEEYATVQEGAVVNGVGTVLVVLLILWLALHSAKIIFAVFINLFVGLALTTAAGLMMVGSFNLLSIAFAVLFVGLGVDFGIQYSVRYRSERYKHNDLSGALVLAAKRSAVPLSLAAMATAAGFLCFMPTDYKGIAELGQIAGVGMLVAFLSSITVLPALLKLLNPPGEKEPVGYAFLAPLDHFLEKHRVLVVGGTLLLALAGLPLLYFMKFDFNPMNLRNPHAESIATFLDLRKDPNTGANAINVMTTSEEQARAVEAKLEKVPEVLRVMSLNSFVPEDQPPKLKLLAQGAKVLNPALNPDQIDAAPTDKENVDSLKSSVDNLRRTAGDAKGQGAIASRRLADALEKLANGDEATRNKAQDLFVTPLKIVFDQLRNAMQAETVTLKSLPPDLVSAWKSKDGIIRVEALPKGDPNDNDTLRKFAAAVLNAEPTAIGGPVSILKSGDTVVKAFIHAGIYALLVIGLLLWITLRRFVDVLMTLVPLLVAGAVTLEICVLIGLPLNFANIVAFPLLLGVGVAFKIYYVVAWRSGRTNLLQTSLTRAIFFSALTTATAFGSLWLSSHPGTSSMGKLLALSLVTTLAAVLLFQPALMGKPRNLRE, from the coding sequence GTGCTGCAAAGCGTAGTCGTTGCCATCGTCAGGGCCTGCACCCGGTTTGCCCCCGTCGTCGTCGTTCTCGGGCTCCTGCTGGCGGTGGGCGCGGGCTATTACGCGTCCCAGCACTTCGCCATCAACACCGACATCAATTCGCTGATTGCCCAGAATCTGGACTGGCGCCAGCGCGACCAGCAGTTCGACCGCGCCTTCGACCGCGACGCGACCATCACGGCGGTCGTCGAGGCGAAGACGCCGGAGATGGCGACAGCTGCGGCCGACGCGCTCTTTGCCAAGCTGAAGGACGACAAGACCAACTTCCAGTCGATGCAGCAGCTCGGCACCGGCGAGTTCTTCGAGAAGAACGGCCTGTTGTTCCTGCCGACCGAGGAAGTCGGCAAGGTCACCGGCCAGTTCGAATCCGCAGCGCCCCTGATCGAGATCATGGCTGGCGATCCCTCGATCCGCGGCCTCACCGGCGCGCTCGAGACGGGGCTTGCCGGCGTCAAGCGCGGTCAGGTCAAGCTCGACAACACGGCACGGCCCTTCAACCAGATCGCCCAGACCGTCGAGACCGTGCTCAACAAGGGCAATGCGAGCTTCTCGTGGCGCGAGCTCGTCAGTGACGAGCCGCTGTCCGACTCGGACAAGCGCGCCTTCATCGAGTTCAAGCCGATCCTCGATTACAACGCGCTGGAGCCCGGTAAGGGCGCCACCGACGCGATCCGGAAAGCGGCGGTCGATCTCGATTTCGCGACCAAATACCAGGCGCGGGTGCGGCTGACCGGTCCGGTGCCGATCGCCAACGAGGAATACGCCACCGTCCAGGAAGGCGCCGTCGTCAACGGCGTCGGCACCGTCCTCGTCGTGCTGCTCATCCTGTGGCTGGCGCTGCATTCGGCGAAGATCATCTTCGCGGTGTTCATCAATCTCTTCGTCGGCCTTGCGCTCACGACGGCCGCCGGCCTGATGATGGTCGGCTCGTTCAATCTGCTGTCGATCGCGTTCGCGGTGCTGTTCGTCGGCCTCGGCGTCGATTTCGGCATCCAGTACAGCGTCCGCTACCGCTCGGAGCGTTACAAGCACAACGATCTCTCGGGCGCGCTGGTACTGGCCGCCAAGCGCTCGGCGGTGCCGCTCTCCCTCGCGGCGATGGCGACCGCGGCCGGCTTCCTCTGCTTCATGCCGACCGACTACAAGGGCATCGCGGAGCTCGGCCAGATCGCCGGTGTTGGCATGCTGGTGGCGTTCCTTTCCTCGATCACCGTCCTGCCGGCGCTGCTCAAGCTCCTGAACCCGCCCGGCGAGAAAGAGCCGGTCGGCTACGCCTTCCTGGCCCCGCTCGATCACTTCCTGGAGAAGCACCGCGTGCTGGTCGTCGGCGGCACGCTGCTGCTGGCGCTCGCCGGCCTGCCGCTGCTCTACTTCATGAAATTCGACTTCAACCCGATGAACCTGCGCAACCCGCATGCCGAGTCGATCGCGACCTTCCTCGACCTGCGCAAGGATCCGAACACCGGCGCCAATGCCATCAACGTGATGACGACGTCGGAGGAACAGGCGAGGGCGGTCGAGGCCAAGCTCGAGAAGGTGCCCGAGGTGCTGCGGGTGATGTCGCTCAACAGCTTCGTGCCGGAAGATCAGCCGCCGAAGCTGAAGTTGCTGGCGCAGGGCGCCAAGGTGCTGAATCCCGCACTCAACCCTGATCAGATCGACGCGGCGCCGACGGACAAGGAGAATGTCGATTCGCTGAAATCCTCGGTCGACAACCTGCGGCGGACCGCGGGCGATGCGAAGGGGCAGGGCGCGATCGCCTCGCGCCGCCTCGCAGACGCGCTCGAGAAGCTCGCCAATGGCGACGAGGCCACGCGAAACAAGGCGCAGGACCTGTTCGTCACGCCGCTGAAGATCGTGTTCGACCAGCTCAGGAACGCGATGCAGGCCGAGACGGTCACCCTGAAATCACTGCCGCCCGATCTCGTCAGCGCCTGGAAGAGCAAGGACGGCATCATCCGCGTCGAGGCGCTGCCCAAGGGCGATCCCAACGACAACGACACGCTGCGCAAATTTGCGGCGGCGGTGCTTAATGCTGAGCCGACCGCGATCGGCGGGCCGGTCTCGATCCTGAAATCCGGCGACACCGTGGTGAAGGCGTTCATCCACGCCGGCATCTATGCGCTGCTGGTGATCGGCCTTCTGCTGTGGATCACGCTGCGGCGGTTCGTCGACGTGCTGATGACGCTGGTGCCGCTGCTGGTGGCCGGTGCGGTGACGCTCGAGATCTGCGTGTTGATCGGCCTGCCGCTCAATTTCGCCAACATCGTCGCGTTCCCGCTGCTGCTCGGCGTCGGCGTCGCCTTCAAGATTTATTACGTCGTGGCATGGCGCTCGGGCAGGACGAACCTGCTCCAGACCAGCCTGACGCGTGCGATCTTTTTCAGCGCGCTGACGACGGCAACCGCGTTCGGCAGCCTGTGGCTGTCGAGCCATCCCGGAACGTCCAGCATGGGCAAGCTGCTCGCACTCTCGCTGGTGACGACGCTTGCCGCAGTGCTGCTGTTCCAGCCGGCCCTAATGGGCAAACCCCGCAATCTCAGGGAGTAG
- the ispH gene encoding 4-hydroxy-3-methylbut-2-enyl diphosphate reductase, translating into MEVYLAQPRGFCAGVVRAIEIVERALEKYGPPVYVRHEIVHNKYVVESLKAKGAIFVEELSEVPPKAVTVFSAHGVARSVEEEAAARDLPVLNATCPLVTKVHNQGKRYITKGRTLILIGHAGHPEVEGTMGQVPAPVLLVQSVQEVNALTLPGDTPVAYITQTTLSVDDTKDIIAALQARFTDIQGPDIRDICYATQNRQSAVRDLSKLVDVILVVGAANSSNSNRLREIGTEAGVASYLIADGSELDPAWLKDARTVGVTAGASAPEVLVDDVIEAMRRIGPVKVSVLPGREENIEFRLPAQLAAS; encoded by the coding sequence ATGGAAGTTTATCTTGCGCAGCCGCGCGGCTTTTGCGCGGGCGTGGTGCGTGCGATCGAGATCGTGGAACGGGCGCTGGAGAAGTACGGCCCGCCCGTTTATGTGCGCCACGAGATCGTGCACAACAAATACGTGGTCGAGAGCCTGAAGGCCAAAGGGGCAATTTTCGTCGAGGAATTGTCCGAAGTTCCGCCGAAGGCGGTGACGGTGTTCAGCGCCCATGGCGTCGCCCGCAGCGTCGAGGAAGAGGCCGCTGCGCGCGACCTTCCGGTGCTCAATGCCACCTGCCCGCTGGTCACGAAAGTTCACAATCAGGGGAAGCGCTACATCACCAAGGGCCGCACCCTGATCCTGATCGGCCATGCCGGCCATCCCGAGGTCGAGGGCACGATGGGCCAGGTTCCCGCCCCCGTCCTGCTTGTCCAGAGTGTTCAAGAGGTTAACGCCCTGACGCTGCCGGGGGATACGCCAGTGGCCTACATCACCCAGACCACCCTGTCGGTCGACGACACCAAGGACATCATTGCAGCCCTCCAGGCCCGCTTTACAGATATTCAAGGTCCGGATATCCGGGATATCTGCTATGCGACACAGAACCGCCAATCTGCGGTAAGGGACTTGAGCAAGCTGGTCGACGTGATCTTGGTGGTAGGCGCTGCCAATAGCTCGAACTCGAACCGGCTCCGCGAAATCGGCACTGAGGCCGGCGTCGCGAGTTATTTGATTGCCGACGGCAGCGAGCTCGATCCGGCGTGGTTGAAAGATGCCAGGACCGTCGGCGTCACGGCCGGCGCCTCGGCGCCCGAGGTACTCGTGGATGACGTGATCGAAGCGATGCGGCGGATCGGACCAGTCAAGGTCTCGGTGCTGCCGGGCCGCGAGGAAAACATCGAATTCCGGCTTCCGGCCCAATTGGCCGCGAGCTGA
- a CDS encoding phosphorylase, with protein sequence MTLGTGDYLTVGNAIDPRPILIVTGLVQEARIAAGPGMAVICSSSSPTQLRALLTVVDPDTIRGVISFGVAGGLDPTLRSGDVVLATEVLSGDTRWAAGLSLGDDLIDRLTSGRRRVVRGSLAGAEEVVTGRSCKAALHSETGASAVDMESHIAAAYATEAGLPFAAVRVISDPAHRALPALARAAIKPNGQIDLAAVLRGIVRNPATLHALVSTGIDFNRALRSLRGCRDYLIGTELVEREAVVAEAA encoded by the coding sequence GTGACTTTGGGGACGGGGGACTATCTTACCGTGGGTAATGCCATCGACCCGCGGCCGATACTGATCGTGACCGGATTGGTTCAGGAGGCCCGTATCGCGGCCGGGCCCGGAATGGCGGTCATTTGTTCGTCGAGCAGCCCGACCCAGTTGCGGGCGCTGCTGACGGTGGTGGACCCTGATACGATTCGCGGCGTGATCTCGTTCGGCGTGGCCGGCGGGCTCGACCCGACGCTGCGCTCCGGCGACGTCGTGCTGGCGACCGAGGTGCTGTCCGGCGATACCCGCTGGGCCGCCGGCCTGTCGCTCGGCGACGACCTGATCGACCGCCTGACGTCGGGCCGCCGCCGCGTGGTGCGCGGCAGCCTCGCGGGTGCCGAGGAAGTGGTCACCGGGCGCTCTTGCAAGGCGGCGCTGCATTCGGAGACCGGAGCTTCCGCCGTCGACATGGAAAGCCACATCGCGGCCGCCTACGCCACTGAAGCCGGGCTTCCTTTCGCCGCGGTCCGCGTCATCAGCGACCCCGCCCATCGCGCGCTGCCGGCGCTCGCCCGCGCCGCCATCAAGCCGAATGGCCAGATCGACCTCGCCGCCGTGCTGCGCGGCATCGTGCGCAATCCCGCGACGCTGCATGCGCTGGTCTCGACCGGCATCGACTTCAACCGCGCGCTGCGCAGCTTGCGCGGCTGCCGCGACTATCTGATCGGCACCGAGCTGGTCGAGAGGGAGGCCGTGGTCGCCGAGGCGGCCTGA
- a CDS encoding DUF7716 domain-containing protein, producing MDIDQIVSFQVVVATIMNRSPRAWVYLPSGRKWSLASESATLESDEVPPELEDEPDAWIPQFAKRHDLVQVMPVTTLQEIVSNARQQKPNATLDELFAAFIFYYKNDAFIEL from the coding sequence ATGGATATTGATCAAATAGTTAGCTTTCAGGTCGTGGTAGCCACGATCATGAACCGCTCTCCCCGCGCGTGGGTGTATCTTCCGAGTGGCAGGAAATGGAGTTTAGCTTCCGAATCCGCGACGTTGGAAAGCGACGAGGTGCCACCAGAATTGGAAGATGAGCCTGATGCCTGGATTCCTCAATTCGCAAAACGACATGATCTAGTGCAGGTGATGCCCGTAACAACCCTGCAAGAAATTGTATCCAATGCGCGCCAGCAAAAGCCCAACGCTACCCTGGACGAACTATTCGCAGCTTTCATTTTTTACTACAAAAATGATGCTTTTATAGAGCTGTAA